The following coding sequences lie in one Spinacia oleracea cultivar Varoflay chromosome 1, BTI_SOV_V1, whole genome shotgun sequence genomic window:
- the LOC110790015 gene encoding peroxidase 18, whose translation MGNKIINVPVQANHLHKPTFLLLIFILGLFPCSNLGFELEFYALSCPGVEFVVRDVVRSASSSDPSIPGKLLRLLFHDCFVDGCDASVLVEGDGTERADPANKSLGGFEVIEAAKRELELFCPQTVSCADILALAARDAVVMAGGPDIQMPTGRRDGLVSAISNVRPNIVDTSFTVDDMIRIFGAKGLTLNDLVILSGAHTIGLAHCNAFSDRFQVSSKGNLTFVDSSLDKDYAGKLAKKCAASTSATVNIDPKTAFSFDNQYYNNLIAKKGLLQTDSILFNDQRTKNLVLQLASDLNGFYEGWSTSFLKLSSIGVKGDGEGEVRQICSRING comes from the exons ATGGGAAACAAAATAATTAATGTACCTGTTCAAGCTAATCATCTCCATAAACCAACATTTTTGCTGTTAATCTTCATCTTGGGTTTATTCCCTTGTTCGAATCTCGGTTTCGAATTGGAATTCTATGCATTGTCGTGTCCCGGTGTAGAATTTGTAGTTAGAGATGTTGTGAGATCAGCAAGTTCTTCTGACCCTAGTATTCCCGGGAAGCTTCTTCGTCTGCTCTTCCATGACTGCTTTGTCGAT GGATGTGATGCATCAGTACTAGTAGAAGGAGATGGGACAGAGAGAGCAGATCCTGCAAATAAATCTCTGGGAGGGTTTGAAGTCATAGAGGCGGCCAAAAGAGAACTAGAACTATTCTGCCCACAAACTGTTTCATGTGCTGATATTCTTGCACTGGCTGCTAGAGATGCTGTTGTCATG GCTGGAGGGCCGGATATTCAGATGCCGACTGGTAGGCGAGATGGACTGGTTTCTGCAATATCGAATGTCAGGCCTAATATCGTAGACACGAGCTTCACAGTGGATGATATGATTAGGATTTTTGGCGCTAAAGGGTTGACTTTAAATGATTTAGTCATTCTGTCAG GTGCACACACCATCGGATTAGCTCATTGCAACGCTTTCAGTGACCGGTTTCAGGTTAGTTCAAAAGGCAACCTCACTTTTGTTGACTCATCTCTAGACAAAGACTATGCGGGAAAGTTGGCTAAAAAGTGTGCAGCAAGCACATCAGCAACGGTAAACATCGATCCCAAGACAGCCTTCTCATTCGACAATCAATACTACAACAATCTCATAGCTAAAAAAGGACTCCTCCAAACTGACTCGATCCTATTTAATGATCAAAGGACAAAGAACTTGGTTTTGCAACTCGCTAGTGACTTGAACGGTTTCTATGAGGGGTGGAGTACTTCATTTTTGAAGCTCAGTAGTATAGGAGTTAAGGGTGATGGTGAAGGCGAGGTTCGACAAATTTGTTCAAGGATAAATGGGTGA
- the LOC110790013 gene encoding sterol 3-beta-glucosyltransferase UGT80B1 isoform X2 codes for MEGKTERSRPIAAFMAFGTKGDVNPITAVAAAFASDQRKYQVFFISHSAHQDLAVHLAESNVRYTPVSSPPVLPPPETDENDDSAALSFCSEKHTVTREHRRECLSIMEKIYGDGPTPYVVNYTAPSSFQRQFRRELPLLYQFLHEAPDGKLGWKDVIHWMWPLFTEDWGSWRSNELNLSPLPFTDPVTGLPMRHERPPSALLLYGFSREVVECPDYWPSNSRISGFWFLPSKWQFSCSSCRAIFDSGGELCSIHTGLQNFLKVNLSTPLVFIGLSSAGNLGFLRNPRALLCILQAAVDITKCRFILLTAGYEPLDVAVQNFAAEVDSSTLNQSTSLNNGISMYNDHLFFLSGSVPYSWLFQKCAVAIHHGGSGSTAAALRAGIPQVVCPFMLDQFYWAERMCWLGVAPESLRRNQLLPENCDDMSIKEGAYALKNAINRAMSPEIKVRALEISEKISLENGVSEAVRILKEEII; via the exons ATGGAGGGGAAAACAGAAAGAAGCAGACCGATTGCAGCCTTTATGGCCTTTGGTACAAAAGGTGACGTCAACCCTATCACTGCAGTAGCTGCAGCTTTTGCTTCTGATCAAAGGAAGTATCAAGTGTTTTTCATCAGTCACTCTGCCCACCAGGACTTAGCTGTACACTTGGCTGAAAGTAATGTAAGATACACTCCAGTTTCATCTCCGCCTGTTCTTCCTCCTCCCGAAACTGATGAGAATGATGACTCTGCCGCTCTGTCTTTCTGTAGCGAGAAACACACAGTTACAAGGGAACATAGGAGGGAATGTCTTTCAATTATGGAAAAGATCTATGGAGATGGCCCGA CTCCTTATGTCGTAAACTATACTGCCCCTTCCTCATTTCAGAGGCAGTTCAGACGAGAACTTCCACTTCTTTACCAATTCCTGCACGAGGCTCCTGATGGTAAGCTTGGCTGGAAAGATGTGATTCATTGGATGTGGCCGCTTTTTACTGAAGATTGGGGATCATGGAGGAGCAATGAACTGAATCTTAGCCCGTTGCCTTTTACAGACCCAGTGACAGGTCTTCCTATGCGGCATGAAAGACCGCCATCTGCCCTTTTGTTGTATGGATTCAGCAGAGAGGTTGTCGAATGTCCTGATTATTGGCCTTCAAACTCTCGGATTTCTGGGTTTTGGTTTCTCCCTTCCAAGTGGCAGTTTTCATGCAGCAGCTGCCGAGCAATCTTTGATTCAGGAGGGGAACTCTGTTCAATTCATACAGGGTTACAGAACTTTCTTAAAGTTAATCTTTCAACGCCTCTTGTTTTCATAGGTCTGAGCTCAGCTGGGAATCTGGGCTTCTTGAGGAATCCTAGAGCATTACTCTGCATCTTACAAGCTGCTGTAGATATCACCAAGTGTAGATTCATTCTTCTGACAGCTGGATATGAACCACTTGATGTGGCTGTTCAAAATTTTGCTGCTGAAGTGGATTCTTCAACATTAAATCAAAGTACCAGCTTAAACAATGGGATCTCCATGTACAATGatcacttatttttcctttcaGGTTCTGTTCCCTACAGTTGGCTCTTCCAAAAATGCGCAGTTGCTATCCATCACGGAGGTAGTGGATCCACAGCGGCAGCACTGAGAGCTGGAATACCTCAAGTTGTTTGCCCCTTTATGCTAGATCAATTTTACTGGGCTGAAAGGATGTGCTGGCTTGGAGTAGCTCCAGAATCTTTGAGAAGAAATCAATTGCTTCCTGAAAATTGTGATGACATGAGCATCAAGGAAGGTGCTTATGCGTTAAAGAATGCTATAAATCGTGCTATGAGTCCTGAAATTAAAGTACGAGCTCTAGAGATTTCAGAGAAAATTTCCTTGGAGAACGGAGTTTCAGAAGCTGTCAGGATTCTCAAAGAAGAAATTATCTAA
- the LOC110790013 gene encoding sterol 3-beta-glucosyltransferase UGT80B1 isoform X1 codes for MEGKTERSRPIAAFMAFGTKGDVNPITAVAAAFASDQRKYQVFFISHSAHQDLAVHLAESNVRYTPVSSPPVLPPPETDENDDSAALSFCSEKHTVTREHRRECLSIMEKIYGDGPSMEGDFVLINFFALEGWSLAELFHVRCVVAAPYVVNYTAPSSFQRQFRRELPLLYQFLHEAPDGKLGWKDVIHWMWPLFTEDWGSWRSNELNLSPLPFTDPVTGLPMRHERPPSALLLYGFSREVVECPDYWPSNSRISGFWFLPSKWQFSCSSCRAIFDSGGELCSIHTGLQNFLKVNLSTPLVFIGLSSAGNLGFLRNPRALLCILQAAVDITKCRFILLTAGYEPLDVAVQNFAAEVDSSTLNQSTSLNNGISMYNDHLFFLSGSVPYSWLFQKCAVAIHHGGSGSTAAALRAGIPQVVCPFMLDQFYWAERMCWLGVAPESLRRNQLLPENCDDMSIKEGAYALKNAINRAMSPEIKVRALEISEKISLENGVSEAVRILKEEII; via the coding sequence ATGGAGGGGAAAACAGAAAGAAGCAGACCGATTGCAGCCTTTATGGCCTTTGGTACAAAAGGTGACGTCAACCCTATCACTGCAGTAGCTGCAGCTTTTGCTTCTGATCAAAGGAAGTATCAAGTGTTTTTCATCAGTCACTCTGCCCACCAGGACTTAGCTGTACACTTGGCTGAAAGTAATGTAAGATACACTCCAGTTTCATCTCCGCCTGTTCTTCCTCCTCCCGAAACTGATGAGAATGATGACTCTGCCGCTCTGTCTTTCTGTAGCGAGAAACACACAGTTACAAGGGAACATAGGAGGGAATGTCTTTCAATTATGGAAAAGATCTATGGAGATGGCCCGAGTATGGAGGGTGATTTTGTTTTGATCAATTTTTTTGCGTTGGAAGGATGGAGTCTTGCTGAACTGTTTCATGTTCGTTGTGTTGTTGCAGCTCCTTATGTCGTAAACTATACTGCCCCTTCCTCATTTCAGAGGCAGTTCAGACGAGAACTTCCACTTCTTTACCAATTCCTGCACGAGGCTCCTGATGGTAAGCTTGGCTGGAAAGATGTGATTCATTGGATGTGGCCGCTTTTTACTGAAGATTGGGGATCATGGAGGAGCAATGAACTGAATCTTAGCCCGTTGCCTTTTACAGACCCAGTGACAGGTCTTCCTATGCGGCATGAAAGACCGCCATCTGCCCTTTTGTTGTATGGATTCAGCAGAGAGGTTGTCGAATGTCCTGATTATTGGCCTTCAAACTCTCGGATTTCTGGGTTTTGGTTTCTCCCTTCCAAGTGGCAGTTTTCATGCAGCAGCTGCCGAGCAATCTTTGATTCAGGAGGGGAACTCTGTTCAATTCATACAGGGTTACAGAACTTTCTTAAAGTTAATCTTTCAACGCCTCTTGTTTTCATAGGTCTGAGCTCAGCTGGGAATCTGGGCTTCTTGAGGAATCCTAGAGCATTACTCTGCATCTTACAAGCTGCTGTAGATATCACCAAGTGTAGATTCATTCTTCTGACAGCTGGATATGAACCACTTGATGTGGCTGTTCAAAATTTTGCTGCTGAAGTGGATTCTTCAACATTAAATCAAAGTACCAGCTTAAACAATGGGATCTCCATGTACAATGatcacttatttttcctttcaGGTTCTGTTCCCTACAGTTGGCTCTTCCAAAAATGCGCAGTTGCTATCCATCACGGAGGTAGTGGATCCACAGCGGCAGCACTGAGAGCTGGAATACCTCAAGTTGTTTGCCCCTTTATGCTAGATCAATTTTACTGGGCTGAAAGGATGTGCTGGCTTGGAGTAGCTCCAGAATCTTTGAGAAGAAATCAATTGCTTCCTGAAAATTGTGATGACATGAGCATCAAGGAAGGTGCTTATGCGTTAAAGAATGCTATAAATCGTGCTATGAGTCCTGAAATTAAAGTACGAGCTCTAGAGATTTCAGAGAAAATTTCCTTGGAGAACGGAGTTTCAGAAGCTGTCAGGATTCTCAAAGAAGAAATTATCTAA